The segment ATgatatcactatgtaacacctgCGGTTCTATTGGCTCGCACTCCAATACATTGTATGGGTAAAGCTTAGGGTCGGGACATCCCaaggcggttgaccaatcacaacagagcaggacagctaaccaatcagagcaaactgagctctggtttcagacagaaggTGAAAAATCTAAAATAGGGGCCATTTCTGAATATTTTTCAAATGTGTCGGGTTGCCAAATGATCTTGATATTTTTCATGATCTGAGCTTGGGGGGGGTAAAGGAAGTCAAAGGCATGAGGAAGACAGTGGCACAGAGACACATATATTACAATTAACTTTGGATCTAGGAAACATAGCATCCATTTTTATTTGAACAAAGCAATAGAGTACAATAGTTATGTGCTTTTTGGCCTGTGGCCCGCTATTAAGCTCCAGTTTTGGACCCCCCCCCCTGACACCTACACAAGGTCGGCCCACAGTCTTTATTTAGATGAGCCAATCAAAAACACTGTTGAAATGTGGTTACATTTGTCTTTAATAGTCATCCCCGAAGCATGCAGCCAGATTACTTCCAAAATCTAATATGCATTGATTAAAATGTTATAATGTTAGTCAGAAAGGTTCATTCACTGCGATAACTGCAGGTAATCAAACTGTGATCTTCATTCAGTAAACATTACTCAACTTGGAGCTGGAGGCTTGGTATTAGATGTGAATCATTTTTGGACCGGGCCTtgggaaatatcagatcatagGTGGAAACATCTATTCAAACGGCCGAGAGTGGAGCAAGAGGCTGTGAAAGCCAAACACGGAGCAGAGCCAGCACCTCTTGTGAGACGATGTTTGGAAACGTGCACGTGCACACGTACAGAGAGTCCAGTCGATGAGGTTAGAGGGGACACAgtcaaacaaaagtgttgcctgTTTGCTGCGATGCCTCATGCTTTTTTCCTAGTAACACTCTCCATGTGGGTGGAGTTAGTTGAaggaaaataaacattaagagtTTTTGTTTTTCACACTTTGGAGGCTGAACCTGTGCTGGAGTATCATATCTTACCTAGAATCACTTTAGTTTGAAACTGAGCAGTTCAGGTGCGTTTTCTTGTAGTGTTAACTCTCACTGGAATACATTTATTCCTTATTTAATTTCCTTATGTCAATCAACCTCAGGACGCATCTCTGGCCTTGAAGAGGAAGTAAAAGAGGTGAAGTCCTCTGTTTCTAAGGTCCAGACTGAAAAGAAGCAGCTACACGACAAGCTCAACGATCTTGAGAAGGTTGGTTGTTATTTCTTATTTCTAAATTCCAATTCCAGAATGGAGAATTAAGGTTAGTCAAGTAAATGTTCTCCTTTCGATCTTCATTTTGACGTTTCTAGATAGCATTGACATTGTTATCCAACAACAAAAGTGCACCATTGCCTGTTCCCATGCCAGTTATTACAGCACAAATAAATCCTATGTATCGATAGCCATTAAAAGACTGTATAATAACCCATTTGAATCCATAGGAGAAGAGCAACCAAGAGATCGACCTGACGTTCAATCTGAAGTCGctccagcagagtttggagcaggaggaggccGAACACAAAGCCACCAAATCCAAGCTCGCAGATAAAGACAACATCTACGAGTCCATCGATGAGGCAAAGTCTGAGGCCTTAAAAGGTGAGCTAGTAGGAGGGGAAATAAGTGAAAGATGAGCATCAGCATGTGTTCAGGAGATCAAATTGTGTTTTACTTATCGTATGATGGACGAAAAGTGGCTGTAAAAGAAACAATACATCACATATAAAAGATTAATGAGTGAGTGATTAAGTAGACATTGAGACACTGCCTTTcctaacagaaactaaaacatcCTGGCTTTCCAATACAATACACTGCCCTCTGATTGTCCTCCTGAACATTTATTTGGTGCTCCAAGCTGTTTtaaacaaagacaacaacaaattGTTTTGTCAATACCGTGGTATTGAGTGCAGGGTGGATTATCCCCTGATGGATTTCATGGTGTTTTTTTCAGAGATGGAGTGCACTCTGCAGGAGGAGAGGAGCCTGAAGCTGCAGGTGGAGGCGAAGCTGCTGCAACAAGAGAAGGCCCACTCCATGCTGGACTGCGACTACAAGCAGGCGCAGCAGAAACTCAACGAGATGCAGGCGCAGAAGGATAAACTTTCTCAAGAAGTTAGTCCCAGTATTAATGAATTAATCACTTTATAGaaggtaaaacatttttattttttttatatatttattgaatTTCCACAGGGAAACACAAGCAAGATAAGAAGGAGCATGATACCAATATGTACCCCCTATTTTCCACTTATCCCAAACACTGAACACATTCTCCACACATGCAATACAAtaataaaaagtataaataaataaatgacgtcaaagagaaaagagaaaaaaaattataataaataagtaaagaaatcccaaaaataaacacattatataAAGAAAATTACAAAGACAGTACAACAGTAGAAGGAATATACAGATGTGTACACTGAGGGTGATAAGACACAACAATGACATAAAGTCTTGTTAGACATTGTAAACTATATGGAAATAAGCCTTGAAATCTCCGTCCATGATATTATAGTCCAGAAAAAAGTTCCATATGTGAACAAAGTTAAAGGGTTTGCGTAAAACCATTTTTGAATACTTAATTTCAGAATTCTTATACAAAAACACGTTACTTTGTGGATAGTTGCAGCTTTCCCTAGCACATTTCTCCAAGTCCATTCAGATTATTGAACTAACTAGTACATTTTGTACTCTTTTGCAATGGGCATTTATCCTTATTTTGAAACTTTTTTTAGACTAAGAATTTCATTATTACACAACTAATATAAACATTACTTGGAGCATCTGTTCTCCACATTTATCACATAACTGTCATTTagtgccaaaactgaaaatgcttgtgtgtgcgtgtgcgtgcaggTGAAGAGTCTGAGCCTGCGTCTGGAGGAGGAGATCCACAAGCGTAGCATGACCCAGAGCGATCTGAAGATGCAGAACCAGCAGGTGTCGGTGCTCAGCTCCTCCGAAAAACAGCTCAAACAGGAGCTCAACCACCTGCTGGAAATGAAGCAAATCATGGAGAAACAGATCCAGGAGCTACGCAGGTCAAACACGCAAACTGAGCATAATGCacattgaacacacacacacacacaccacacacacaccacacacacacaccacacacacacacacacacacaacacacacacacacacacaccacacacacacacacacacacacacccacacacacacacacacacacacacacacacacacaacacacacacacacacacacacacacagacagagcagCTCAATGTGTTGTTGATAAATTGCTGTGGAGAATCTTTTTCATCGTATCTGGTTTGAGGCAAATGTTTTTGGCTCTGGTGGATAGTGACTGACAGACTGTTGGTCCTCTTCCAGGGAGAGGCAGGAGGCCGGCGGCCAGCTGAAGGAGCTGAAGGACCAACTGGAGAGTGAGCAGTATTTCACAGTAAGTCTCACCATCAATTTGTCTTTTGTGCACATTTTCTACACAGATATACTGCCAGAACTGCAAAACAAGTCTCAATCGATCATCAATAGGGGACTTGAATAGAAAGATATGCGACTTCATCCCAAATATGTCATGAGAAATACATTTAATCTCCAACTGTTTTCCCTCCGAAGACTCTTTACAAGACGCAGATTCGTGAGCTGAAGGACGAGTGTTCTGAGAGGAGTAAACTGTACAAAGAGGCGCAGCTACAACTGGGACAATATCAGGACGAGAGGTAAGCAGTCACACTGTAACACTGTTTCTATTATGGTCTACCAGCATACAATTGTACATTTATATGGGTTTAGTTTGTGAATATCCAACGCCCTACACACATTTATTCTAAGGGAGACGATAAAGGCTCATCTTATCTTTTCCAAATATCAACTAAAACTAAGATTAAACatacaaactaaaatacatatttaatccaagctaaaacatgcacatgcaaaaacaaacaatatgtTAATGTAAAGCAAAGTATAAAGTATGTAAAGTTGTAAAAGGAATTAATGCATGATAAAAATAAAACTCAATTATTTAGGTTTAAGAGGTGAATGTTAGTGATAGCAACGCATCCATAGGACAACAATACCAAGATAAGATGGAtctgttttttaaataatgtaccACACTTTCCAGATTAGTGTTATTTGCCCTCTGAATTAATCTCACAGCCAAAATGGGGGAGTTGACCTTTAGCAGAATGAGTGAATCAGATTAGCAGCCCCCGATGCCCTGCAGCCAAAGATAACTGTGGACAAGAAGTTAAAAATATGATCCAGTGTAGCGCTCGCTTGGCAAAtcgtgctttgacaaaaaggtCATTCAAAGAATAATGTTTGTCCAAACTATAGGCAGCCTGCTTCTGACTGTGATAATAACAGCTTCATAATATGGCAATAACATTTCGTCCCACTCTTTCCTCCACAGGAGCTCCATGTCAGCACAGCTGGAGTCCAGTCTGACAAAGGCGGACTCAGAGCAGCTGGCTCGCTCCTTCGCTGAGGAGCAGTACTCGGATCTGGAGAAGGAGAAGATCATGAAGGAGCTGGAGATCAAAGATATGATGGCGAGAAACAAACTGGACCTCGGAGACAAGGAGGCCACAATCAGCTCGGTAAGATCAATACATGTTTTTGTTAGATCCAGAGCGTTTTAAACCACTTTCaaatactttttttgttttattataagATTCCAGCTAATGATCCTGTACTAGACATTTATTTAACAAACCTATATTGTTGATATATATAAATGGCACATTTCTGACATCCTTGGCATGTTTGCACTACAAACTGCTTTACTGGTGTACAGAAACTCCAAAGGGTGACATGAATAAGATCAGAGTTTTACTAACTGGGAGGCAGGCTCCCCGGGGGGGCTCCAAACTCCTTCAGAAGAAGTTCAGTGAGTAGAAATGGAAAAATACAACACAAGTTATCGAATGAAGATCACATAGAATAGCTTATTATGTGTgatttacactgaacaaaaatataaacgcaacacttttgtttttgctcccatttttcatgagatgaactcaaagatctaaaacattttctataaacacaaaataaccatttctctcaaatattgttcacaaatctgaaaaaatctgtgatagtgagtacctcacaggtgtggcatatcaagatgctgattagacagcatgattattgcacaggtgtgccttaggctggccacaataaaaggccactctgaaacgtgcagtttcatcacacagcacaatgccacagatgtcgcaagttttgagggagcgtgcaattggcatgctgacagcaggaatgtccaccagagctgttgcccgtgaattgaatgttcatttctctaccataagccgtctccaaaggcgtttcagagaatttggcagcacatccaaccggcctcacaaccgcagaccacgtgtaaccacaccagcccaggacctccacatccagcatgttcacctccaagatcgtctgagaccagccactcggacagctgctgcaacaatcggtttgcataaccaaagaatgtctgcacaaactgtcagaaaccgtctcagggaagctcatctgcatgctcgtcgtcctcatcggggtctcgacctgactccggttcgtcgtcgtaaccgacttgagtgggcaaatgctcacattcgatggtgtctggcacgttggagaggtgttctcttcacggatgaatcccggttttcactgttcagggcagatgggcagcgtgtgtggcgtcgtgtgggtgagcggttttctgatgtcaatgttgtgaatcgagtggcccatggtggtggtggggttatggtatgggcaagcgtatgttatggacgacgaacacaggtgcattttattgatggcattgtgcacagagataccgtgacgagatcctgaggcccattgttgtgccattcatccacgaccatcacctcatgttgcagcatgataatgcacggccccatgttgcaaggatctgtacacaattcctggaggctgaaaacatcccagttcttgcatggccagcatactcaccggacatgtcacccattgagcatgtttgggatgctctggatcggcgtatacggcagtgtgttccagttcctgccaatatccagcaacttggcacagccattgaagaggagtggaccaacattccacaggccacaatcaacaacctgatcaactctatgcgaaggagatgtgttgcactgcgtgaggcaaatggtggtcacaccagatactgactggttttcggacccccccagacccccccaataaagcaaaactgcacatttcagagtggccttttattgtggccagcctaaggcacacctgtgcaataatcatgctgtctcatcagcatcttgatatgccacacctgtgaggtgggatggattatctcggcaaaggagaagtgctcactatcacagattctttcagatttgtgaacaacatttgagagaaatggttattttgtgtttatagaaaatgttttagatctttgagttcatctcatgaaaaatgggagcaaaaacaaaagtgttgcctttatatttttgttcagagtAGTTAAAGgagacagttcagaggtacataaGTGAGTTTTTCTAACTTTCCCAGACTCAAAATCGAATAATGCCTCAAGACAGACATTCTTTATGTATTTGATGTAgtcataaaatatgacaaacgGCAATATTAGTCTATCTTGGCTGAATTGTTGAGTGTCTGATGTGATCAAATAAACTAATAATGAGCTCACAGGCATCCAGAAATACAGCAAAATGTCAGGACAACTAAGAGAGGGTGAGGGGGCGTCATTTTCAGACCTTTGGCCTTGGAGTTACCCACTGTTTAAATAAGCTGATTATCAATAAGTGAACTGTCTCTAGCTAGTGGCCCTGATGTCAAATCAACCCTGGACGGATGGATTAGATTCGAACATTGACAACCACAAGAGTTGACATGatacagtaaaacaaaaaatggtattgtttttaaatgtgctatatcaattaatttatctTGTTTGCCCCCCTGTCACCCCCTGCAGCTGGAAGAGTCCAATCGCACTCTGACGGTGGATGTTGCCAACCTGGCCAGCGAGAAAGAGGAGCTCAACAACCAGCTGAAAGACATGCAGCAACGTGAGTTAATGAGAACCACATATAGAGAACACATTTACAGGAATGACATTTCCCTCAGTCCTGGAAAACGTGTTCAAAATCTGTCTTACCTATCCAGATGATTTATGGTGATAGGGTTGTTAAAATATCATGAAATAAGTCATTCATCTATTCAATCAAGAATCCTCTGTAGAACTGCAGTATATTGGTCTTCAAAGTTGCAGTATCATTTATTGATATCTTATCTAAAAGTTATGTTAAGTGAGTAAAGTATATAAGCCCGGATTTAATATTCTTCTCTGCTGTGTATACAGAGCTCCAGAAAGCAATGGAGGAGGAGAAGCAGATGAACTCGCACAAACTGtcctttgaaaagctgctgcagAATGAAAGGACGCTCAAAATTCAGGTGTGTGTCTGGGTGCCTACGCAGGTCTGGAAAGCCTGGGATATTTTCTATACatttctactttcactgtcaGACTTTTTACAACTGTTATGTCACATCAATTGTTGTTAATAATACTGTTCAGCTGCAGGGCTAGTGTTGAACTCTGGGCAAAATCACTGAGATCTGAAACTAGTTTTAAAAAGTTATCTCTCAGCCAGGATATCCCTGCAGGCTGCCCTGAGTATATACTGAATTCATATTAATCACATATGGATCCCTGAGAAGCTGCTGTGTTTTTTGCTCCCAGGCTATCAACAAGCTGACCGAGGTGATGAACAGGAGGGAGTCGGGGCGAGGAGGCCAGCGCACGATCGACACTGAGGTGCACAGGAAGGAGAAACTGAACAGGAAGCTGCAGCAGGAGCTGAGGACGGAGAAGGAGAAGCTCAACAGCACCATCATCAAGTACCAGAGAGAGATGACAGATATGCAGGCGGTCAGTATGCAGACGCGACACTCCAGCACAGCGACAAATCGCATGAATATATATACTAAGGCTGCACAATTAACCAACATTGGGCTGCCTACAAATAGACTTAACAAAACATATGTTTGGTACAGATTctctaaaaaaatgtttttcaatGATAATGAGATTAATGTggcaattaaaaaaagaaagattcaacgttttattgtcatatgcacataagctacagtgtagaaatggcaatgaaattattccgacctgagctcctccaacaatgcaacatatataaaaaaaaataaaaatctatatacatgtaaatagaatatgatatgtacaagaacagaatatggaattaaataatgtacattaaGACAAAAAGGATCTATCCTAGTCGCAATATCGGTCAATAAAATCACAATTACTTATTTTTTCCAAATTGtccagccctaatatatatatacattaatgTGTATTATAACAGCAAACAATAGGGAATACAATGAACTCCAATTAAACAATGGTTTGTGTTTCTCAGCTGATAGCAGAAGAGAACCAGGTGCGTCTGGAGCTTCAGATGACGTTGGACAGCAAAGACAGCGACATCGAGCAGCTCCGGTGTCAGATCACTTCCCTCAGCATTCACTCTCTGGACACCACCAGCATCAGCAGTGGCAACGACCTGGACATGGGTGACGGATACCCAGGTAGACAAAGGACACTTTACGCTCATCCTTCTTTAATTTGGCCTAGTCAAATTCTCAAAGCCTGCATgcacttccttccttcctcttcCTGCAGTCTCTCTTCCTGAGTTCTCACTGTTTCCTTTGTTTTCACTTTGAGTCTCTTCCAGGCCCAATTGTTTTCTGACCTTTTCCTCTTTATGCTTTTTCCTTGTTCCCCGTCCTCACTTCACCTCAAattctcccttcctggtccGGCACAGTGCGCATTTCTCACTCACAAACCTCAGAATCAATGTCCTTCACCTACCAGCGCACACACAAATCTGTCTGCATCGACACCCGGCCAAACCTTCGCTCTGCTCACAATCTCTTCGactctgactctgactctgaGGATGAGGAAGAATACGGCAGGAGGGCGGAGCAGGGCCCCCGTCCCCTGGCCCTCACCTACGAACAGCCCCCTGAGGCTGAACCTGCAGGTGACGCTGCATGGCAGTTCAAACCTGGGATGGGGATGCAATAACACTTTTAAAATCGACCTAATATCATTATCTATCCATTAAAATGTCCATGTTTTCAAATTGGATGTTAATAAAGATTTAAATTGAGAAAGAAATACTGCAACCTCAACCCTGGTTCAACCTTGCAAATGTTCTAATCCCTTTACTCTTTTGACTTGTCACTGTCTCTGCTGTGCTTTAATCCTTTGTAATGCTCACTGCACACGTACATTAAATACTCACAGCGTGATGCTGGTCccttttggtctaatttattccTCTGAAAAAAATGGAAGTTGGTGAAGTGTGTtgagaaaagtaaaaaaaacctGCTCATTTTAGTTTGTTTTTCCTCACCAGACACCTGCCACGTTGTGTGCTGGAGAATTTGGTTTTTTTAATTAGAGATTTTATATTCCTTGGAGCTTTCTGCCACTTGCCCTTACGTTTTAGCGAGGAATCATTCCTTCTTGCAGTGATGAGGGTCTGTTTGAAGGAAATGCCACCATTTCAAAATGTCAAGGTGTTTTTTTGAAAGTGGTTCACATGATTAAAGGCTGTTCTCTTTGTGTTaacatcttcctgttttgttctcCTCGAACTAGACTCCAGGTTGCAGGGCTGGATTTCCCTTCCTACCAAGAACACAAAGCGTTTTGGCTGGGACAAAAAAGTAACGTATCGTCCACCACTATATCTCATACCTACAGATTTGTTTTCCTAGTAATCACCATTTCCATTAGAGCAATTTCCCGGTCTAACCTTTTGACCCTTGTTTTTCCTTTTCCTTCAAAGTATGTAGTTGTGAGCAGCAAGAAGATCCTGTTCTACAACAGCGAACTGGATCGAGAGCAGGCTAATCCTTTCATGACCCTGGACATCGAGTGAGTCATATAAAGCATGGTTTGAACATGTTATACTAGAATACTTGATGCTGCTACACATTTATGTATTCCTATTGATTACACGTATTATCCTGGGTCCACATCAAGTGAATCTCTCTTCCTGCTATAGAAAACTTTTTCACGTCCGACCTGTCACTCATACGGATGTGTACCGTGCGGATGCCAAAGAAATTCCAATGATATTCCAGGTGAAAAGCTCCGACATACCCGTCTCTTTCCTTTCCCTCTGTTCAGACTCAATATAAATCCGTTGTTCTCAATTCAACTTTCTCCTTTCCTTTCTTTCCCCAGATCCTGTATGCCAATGAAGGCGAGATTAAACGTGATCAGGAGGTGGCAGTGGATCCGGGGACGTTTGTGGATCGCCCCTCCTTCATCCCTCACAAGGGCCATGAGTTCATCCTCACTCTCTACCACTTCCCGTCCAGCTGTGAGGTCTGCACCCGGCCCCTGTGGAATGTTTTTAAACCCCCGCCGGCCCTCGAGTGCCGTCGCTGCCACACCAAGTGCCACAAAGATCACCTGGACAAGAAGGAGGAAGTTATTGTGCCTTGCAAGGGTCAGTATGCTCAATCATATAGAAGCGTTTCTCcaacattaaaggggacctatcatgcaaaatgcactttgtgatgtcttttatacataaatgcgtccccggtgcgtcggggaactcacgcagcatcagaaaataaaaccctctttcttttcctccgtacccacatcttttaaaaacgggtgtacaacgagTGGATACATATTTCCATCCGAACTGACGTGTCCATCCGAGGTGAcgtcggcggacccacagaaagttgctatcagaaacaatgcctgacgtgttttggacgtaatctcgtctttctttacattagcaagcctcgctaacactcagagctaacctgtactgcagAGCACGtgtttttaaaaagcaggaaataaaaaaggaactcaccttgtgataaacccgcaagagaaaaggcatttgagctccatactgtttcagaaataatccttgacgtggtttaaacaggatggtgttttatcacagcagaatttaactgtatctccggtagaattctgatcaggcattagctccgcctcctcttcttcttttttttcaagct is part of the Pseudochaenichthys georgianus chromosome 24, fPseGeo1.2, whole genome shotgun sequence genome and harbors:
- the LOC117439791 gene encoding rho-associated protein kinase 2-like; protein product: MSASVAPVVPELSGDIDTSNFDEVEVDKKDVETFPPPKAFVGNQLPFIGFTYFKEDQLLKVNNNCSVEDSEENSEVKDHCSDSKKELLKKLHELEEQVYHEMQAKDELEHKCKNANNRLDKLVEELDKEMSSRQKVEASLRQLEREQALLQHQSAENLRKVDMEADRKRILENELNLLRDQLEDLRKKNQNSQIFNEKNIELQRQLEEANTVLLAEQEAAARLKKSQAEAQKQAQCLELSLREMQEKCSQLENSKQELEKQLRGLQAELEEERRGRSIGTETITDLQGRISGLEEEVKEVKSSVSKVQTEKKQLHDKLNDLEKEKSNQEIDLTFNLKSLQQSLEQEEAEHKATKSKLADKDNIYESIDEAKSEALKEMECTLQEERSLKLQVEAKLLQQEKAHSMLDCDYKQAQQKLNEMQAQKDKLSQEVKSLSLRLEEEIHKRSMTQSDLKMQNQQVSVLSSSEKQLKQELNHLLEMKQIMEKQIQELRRERQEAGGQLKELKDQLESEQYFTTLYKTQIRELKDECSERSKLYKEAQLQLGQYQDERSSMSAQLESSLTKADSEQLARSFAEEQYSDLEKEKIMKELEIKDMMARNKLDLGDKEATISSLEESNRTLTVDVANLASEKEELNNQLKDMQQQLQKAMEEEKQMNSHKLSFEKLLQNERTLKIQAINKLTEVMNRRESGRGGQRTIDTEVHRKEKLNRKLQQELRTEKEKLNSTIIKYQREMTDMQALIAEENQVRLELQMTLDSKDSDIEQLRCQITSLSIHSLDTTSISSGNDLDMGDGYPVRISHSQTSESMSFTYQRTHKSVCIDTRPNLRSAHNLFDSDSDSEDEEEYGRRAEQGPRPLALTYEQPPEAEPADSRLQGWISLPTKNTKRFGWDKKYVVVSSKKILFYNSELDREQANPFMTLDIEKLFHVRPVTHTDVYRADAKEIPMIFQILYANEGEIKRDQEVAVDPGTFVDRPSFIPHKGHEFILTLYHFPSSCEVCTRPLWNVFKPPPALECRRCHTKCHKDHLDKKEEVIVPCKVNYDISTAKELLLLTSSQEEQQRWVAHLLKRIPRKHPTISPPAATQNNHPDPPPHLSPRNSPRPSPKVSPRLSAHRGAIKIQPSRQQLSSGKPRLLEFGLRDWSWPLDDEDDDDDDDDMFF